The Oscillatoria acuminata PCC 6304 genomic interval AACGATACCCCTGCAACTTTTCCGGTATGCATTCTCCCTTAGGGTCAAATACCCAATATTCCTCAACCTCCAACTGTCCATAAATGACTTTCTTAAACTCTAGGTTATAGTCGCGGGTAGCCAAGGAAGTCATCTCAAAAATCACCGAAGGCACGGGCCCTTCTTCCCAAAGTTTATAACTATCCCGTTCCCCCGGTTCTACATTAAAAATTACCATCACATCCGGGGCAAGGCGGATCTGGGGAAACCCTTCAGAATAGTACATAAACTGCTTTGATAAAACCGTAACCTGACGACCGTTTAGGTATTGTCGCAACAGTTCCAAGGTGACAAAAATTGCATAAATATGATCATAAGTTCGGGCCAAAAGGTGCCGGTCTTCGCTGGGGTAAGTTACCGGATTTTCTTGATGTGGTAAAATTTGAGCCATAGATTTTCGGTGTTTTTATCCTGTTTTCATGGGTATCATTTTAGCCGGTTTCAGACCACCTGACTAAGTAACCCATCCCTGAGCAAAAAAGCGCCGGATTTGAAAGCAAACCAACTTTGCTGATGATTGTCTCTAAGACTGTTGATGGGGAAATCACAAGTTTTAGCGGAAGGAGCATTTGGGTTGGGAATGCCCAGGGGTGGAGTGTTATGCATCCGGATCGATTCCTAATGCTCGTAACTTGGCGGCGAGGGCCTCTGCTCGGTCCCGTTCGCGATCGGCCCGTTCTCGTTCCTGTTGCAATGCCACACGCATCTCCTCGGGCATCAGTAACCGTTCCCCGGTATCCCCCCGATAAAAGGCAATCAGCTTACCTTCGACGGTTAACTGTAACCCCAAGGCGGTACTATAATTATCAGCGATCGCCTGATACTCTTTATTGTTCAGGCGATACCCCTGCAACTGTTCTGATATCCACTCTCCCCTCGGGTCAAATAACCAATATTCCTCAACCCCCAACTGTTCATAGAGGGTTTTCTTATGATCCATGTCCTGATTGCGGGTACTCGGTGAAGTCATCTCAAAAATCACCCAAGGCACTTGTCCTTCTTCCCAAACCTTATAATTATCCCGTCCCCCCGGTTCCACATTAAAAATCACCATCACATCCGGGGCAACCCGTAGCCGGGGATTCCCTTGGCAATAGTACAGAAACTGGTCTCCTAACACCGTCGCCTGACGACCGATCAGGTATTGTCGCAACACCTCTAGGGTGACAATAATCGCATAGAGATGATCATAACTTTCTGCCAAAGGTTCACCGTCCTCACTGGGGTAAATAACCGGAGTTAGTTGTTGAATTCGTAGGGTTGCAGTCATTGATTTAGGTTGATTTTATGGTATTTTCAGTTTAACAATTTTAGGGGGTTCCAGGCTACCCCAGACTCTCACCCATTCCTCATAAAAATGCCGGATTTGAAAGCAATCCGGTTTTGCTGATGATTGTCTCTGAGACTGTTGATTGGGAAATAACAAGTTTTAGCGGACTGGACATTTGGGGTGGGAACGCCCAGGGGTGGAGTGTTATGCATCCGGATCGATTCCTAATGCTCGTAACTTGGCGGCGAGGGCCTCTGCTCGGTCCCGTTCCTGTTGCGCTCGGTCCCGTTCCTGTTGCGATCCTTCCTGTTGCGCCCTTTCTCGTTCCTGTTGCGCCCTTTCTCGTTCCTGTTGCGCCCTTTCTCGTTCCTGTTGCGCCCTTTCTCGTTCCTGTTGCAATGCCACACGCCACTCCTCGGGCGTCAGTAACCGTTCCCCGGTATCCCCCCGATAAAAGATAATGAGCTTGCCTTCGACGGTTAACTGTAACCCCAAGGCGGTACTATAATTATCAGCGATCGCCTGATACTCTTTATTGTTCAGGCGATACCCCTGCAACTGTTCCGGTATCCACTCGCCCCTCGGGTCAAATAACCAATATTCCTCAACCCCCAACTGTTCATAGAAAGCTCTTTTAAACTCCATGTCCTGATTGCGGGTACTCGCTGAAGTCATCTCAAAAATCACCGAGGGTACTTGTCCTTCTTCCCAAATCTTATAATTATCCCGTCCCCCCGGTTGTACATTAAAAATAACCATCACATCCGGGGTAACTCGCATCCGGGGATTCCCTTGGCAATAATACAGAAACTGGTCTCCTAACACCGTCGCCTGACGACCGATCAGGTATTGTCGCAACACCTCTAGGGTGACAAAAAGCGCATAGAGATGATCATAACTTTCTGCCAAAGGTTCGCCGTCTTCGCTGGGGTAGATAACCGGAGTTTGGGGTTGAATCTCTAGTTTTCCAGTCATTGATTTCGGTTGATTTTATGGTGTTTTTAGTTTAACAATTTTAGGCAGTTCAAGACTCTCCCCCATTCCTGAACACACAAAAACGCACGAGTTGAGAGGACTCGTGCGTTGCAAAGGCTTGTCTATGAGAAAGTTGATTTTGAGATATCGAGCTAAAGCTCGTTATTTTATAAATTTTGGAAAAATTAGATTAACCCATTTTTGGTTAAGACTCCAAAGGCGAGTAATGAAACAAAACCAATCATTGCCAGCCTTCCGTTGAGGCGTTCGGCGTAGGGGGTAAAACCCGTGCGCGGGGTGTCATCAACGTACATTTTCGGCTCGATCGCAAAGTTGTTGAGTTTATCGCTTTCGCTAATCACGACTCCCTTTGTTGTGTTCATGGTTATTGGCTCCTTTATTAGTTTTTGTGAACCCCTTGGTTGCTTATGTAAATAAATGTAACACAGATTATGAAGTTTTACAACAATATTGCGTCAATTTATTAAAATTTATTAACTCTTGTTGACAATTGGCAACTTTTAGGGTAAAAAATAGGAGGACTAACAACAACGCTAATCCTCCAGAACGCTTACTGCCACTCGCCTTGCAAGGTAAAGGCTGCCCAGTAGAAAGGGGCCTGCCACCGTTGTTGTTCCCAGAGTTCGATTTGGGCCGATCGCAAGGCAGCCGCGGGAGTTAACCCTTCTTGGAGCATTTTCTGGTAAAAATTCACCATCAGCCTTGCGGTGGCTTCATCATCCACACTCCACAGACTAACCAGGACCCGAGGCGCACCGGCATACATAAACCCCCGGGTTAACCCCACTAGGCCCTCCCCTCGGATTTCCTGACCTAACCCCGTTTCACAGGCACTCAACACGACTAATTCCGCCGGTAAGTTAAGGTTAAAAATTTCATGGAGGCGCAAAAACCCATTTAACGGTTCCCCCTCTTGATTTAACAGGGAAAACACTAACCCCGATAACTCCGGATTCACACTATTCAGCAATCCGTGAGTAGCAAAATGGACAATCCGATATTGACTCAGTTCGGGATTAGTAGCCGCTTCGCGACTGGCTTCAAACCCGAAAGCTTTTCTACGTTCGGATTCGGGAACCAGGGCCAAAATTTCCTCGGCTTCGAGTTTGGTATAGGGGAGACGGCTAAATTCGACTTCCGAGGCACGAGTTCCGGTTTCAGATTTAATCCCGAGGGTGAGGGACTCATCGGAGGCATTCGGTTGCAGGCGATCGTCGTAGGGAGTAAAAACCGGATCGGCGAGAACCGCTAGGGTTTTGCTGGCAGGTGTGCGTCCGGCAATTTCTTGACGCAAGACGGCCATCGTGGAGGCAGAAGGTAAGCTGACGATTTCATGTTTGACGATTAAGGGCAGGTAACTGTCGCTGCCCTCCGGGGGATTGGGGATGGCGAGGGCAGCGAAGGGGATATATTGCAAGGCCCCATCACTGACAATTAGCAGGCGCTTGTCATCCCCGAGGAAGTCGGCAATGGGTCCGAGGACTTTCTCGCTGAGGGCGGCAGAGGTTTGGGTAAAAATCGATCGCCGGATCCGCAGACTGGGAATGGTGAGGGCGTTTCTAAACTGTTTGGCAGCTTGTTCGATTTCTTCTCGGGGGGGCAGGGTGTAGCTGGTGAGGCTGGTTTTGGTAACCACCCACAGGTAACTCCGTTCTTTGCCGAGGGAATATTCCAGGAGGATGGTGTCATCATCAAGGACTTTTTCCTGGATTTGGGTGAGGGTGAGGGGTTGGGGTTGGGTGAGGGCGGCGTAGCGGGGGCTGGTGACACGCAGCAGGGTTTGGACTCGCCGGTATTGGGTGAGGAGGTCGTCAATTTCGGCGGCGAGGGCATCGGCTTGTTCTGGGGTATGAGGTCCAG includes:
- a CDS encoding Uma2 family endonuclease, with product MAQILPHQENPVTYPSEDRHLLARTYDHIYAIFVTLELLRQYLNGRQVTVLSKQFMYYSEGFPQIRLAPDVMVIFNVEPGERDSYKLWEEGPVPSVIFEMTSLATRDYNLEFKKVIYGQLEVEEYWVFDPKGECIPEKLQGYRLNKEFVYEPIADNYSTVLELRLAVEDKLIAFYRGDNGERLLMPHELLEAWQQERERADREWNRAEALAAQLRALGVEPEA
- a CDS encoding Uma2 family endonuclease, whose protein sequence is MTATLRIQQLTPVIYPSEDGEPLAESYDHLYAIIVTLEVLRQYLIGRQATVLGDQFLYYCQGNPRLRVAPDVMVIFNVEPGGRDNYKVWEEGQVPWVIFEMTSPSTRNQDMDHKKTLYEQLGVEEYWLFDPRGEWISEQLQGYRLNNKEYQAIADNYSTALGLQLTVEGKLIAFYRGDTGERLLMPEEMRVALQQERERADRERDRAEALAAKLRALGIDPDA
- a CDS encoding Uma2 family endonuclease, yielding MTGKLEIQPQTPVIYPSEDGEPLAESYDHLYALFVTLEVLRQYLIGRQATVLGDQFLYYCQGNPRMRVTPDVMVIFNVQPGGRDNYKIWEEGQVPSVIFEMTSASTRNQDMEFKRAFYEQLGVEEYWLFDPRGEWIPEQLQGYRLNNKEYQAIADNYSTALGLQLTVEGKLIIFYRGDTGERLLTPEEWRVALQQERERAQQERERAQQERERAQQERERAQQEGSQQERDRAQQERDRAEALAAKLRALGIDPDA